In a genomic window of Mucilaginibacter sp. KACC 22063:
- a CDS encoding class I SAM-dependent methyltransferase produces the protein MELAAGTGRLTGLLAPSAKAIHAFDLAPEMVDYAREKFGTYSNITFNVASNSAIPLPDGFADIVVEGWSLGYIAFAGGSDWKLAIDEVVTEMERLLKPGGSVLLFGTLGTGVHRPAAPNKVLEQLYAYLVTEKCFVQSAWFPTDYHFNDLEEAVALTSFFWSDKFGNYVREHELVILPECTAIWHKTLPLS, from the coding sequence GTGGAATTAGCGGCCGGCACAGGCCGGCTAACCGGTTTGCTCGCACCATCGGCCAAAGCCATTCACGCCTTCGATCTGGCTCCGGAGATGGTTGATTATGCCAGGGAAAAGTTTGGCACGTATTCGAACATAACATTTAATGTAGCCAGTAACAGCGCTATTCCGTTACCGGATGGTTTCGCAGATATCGTTGTTGAAGGATGGAGTTTAGGGTATATTGCTTTTGCCGGAGGCAGCGACTGGAAATTAGCTATAGATGAGGTAGTTACGGAGATGGAAAGGCTGTTGAAACCAGGCGGATCGGTCCTGCTTTTCGGGACGCTCGGTACCGGCGTGCACCGCCCCGCTGCTCCAAACAAGGTACTGGAGCAGTTGTACGCCTATCTTGTCACGGAAAAATGTTTTGTACAAAGCGCATGGTTCCCGACAGACTACCATTTTAATGACCTTGAAGAAGCAGTCGCGCTTACCTCGTTCTTTTGGAGCGATAAATTCGGCAACTATGTTCGTGAACATGAATTG